The genomic interval TTAATTGAAAGTAATGTCGCAGCCATTACTAAATATTCAGACGCAATATCAAGCTGAAGTACTTTCATTGTGTGAATATAGAGCATGTATTGCTCTGTAATTTCTGAAACAGGTATATCATATATATCGATCTCTAGGCGATTAATTAAATGAAGTAAGAGGTCTAATGGACCTTCAAAAACATCAATTTTTACATGATATTGCAAACTAAATCCCACCATTCTAACAACTAGCCAACATATAGTATAGATGAAATCTTTAGCTTATCCAAGATTATTTTTTGAAGCAGGTAAATTTAAAAATCCTCACAAATGGTTATTCGCCCATACATTTCAGCTATTTGCTCATATATTACAAATGTAACAGCTAAACATTAAGGAGGAATTAAACATGGGTGAACATGGATTTAATTATGGCGGAGGATTTGCGTTAATCGTAGTATTGTTTATTTTATTAATTATTGTTGGAGCTGCTTGGTTATATTAATGAATTAAATCGTAAGCTTCTTGAGCAGCCCCTTATGGATATGCCACTTATGAGTAGATTACTTTGCAATCAATTCATGAGTGGCTATACCAAAAAGGCTGGAAGTAACTGTCTAAATACTCATTAAGTTGAGGAATCCAAATAAAGTCTAAAACAAGAAGTTTTGAGGCTGCTGTTCAATACAGCAGCTTTTAATAATTATGG from Metabacillus sediminilitoris carries:
- a CDS encoding YjcZ family sporulation protein, whose translation is MGEHGFNYGGGFALIVVLFILLIIVGAAWLY